In a genomic window of Aggregatimonas sangjinii:
- a CDS encoding YkgJ family cysteine cluster protein, which translates to MDDSLRELPERAKEKYIENKKFFAKLKKRPPKNLDYVMQELHDAEFERTDCLECANCCKTTGPLFTNADIERIAKHFRLKPQRFIETYLRLDEENDYVLQEVPCAFLGADNHCAIYDVRPKACREFPHTDRKKFHQISHLTLKNVVICPAAFRIVEEMKKRVGVK; encoded by the coding sequence ATGGACGATAGCTTGCGTGAACTCCCCGAAAGGGCCAAGGAAAAATACATAGAAAACAAAAAGTTCTTTGCCAAGCTCAAAAAGAGGCCGCCCAAGAATTTAGATTATGTCATGCAAGAGCTGCACGATGCCGAGTTCGAGCGTACCGATTGCCTGGAATGTGCCAACTGCTGTAAGACCACAGGCCCGCTTTTTACCAATGCCGATATCGAACGTATTGCGAAACACTTTCGGCTGAAACCGCAGCGCTTTATTGAAACTTATCTTCGGCTAGACGAAGAGAACGATTATGTGCTACAGGAAGTACCTTGTGCTTTTTTGGGAGCGGATAATCATTGTGCTATCTACGATGTTCGGCCCAAGGCATGCCGGGAGTTCCCCCATACCGACCGAAAGAAGTTTCACCAAATAAGTCATCTTACGCTAAAGAATGTCGTGATTTGTCCGGCCGCTTTCCGTATTGTCGAAGAGATGAAAAAACGTGTGGGAGTGAAATAG
- a CDS encoding class I SAM-dependent methyltransferase, whose amino-acid sequence MASDVWGKALLDYQHGKYTEDIKTFSSLDEDDVIPLPYLFRVFDEMPVLEQKALKLCRGNVLDIGAGSGSHSLYLQEKGLEVTALDASKGAIATCRLRGVENIRHTTIEAFEGEKFDTLLLLMNGIGLAGSITHLGDFLSGLTKLLQPSGQILVDSSDIIYMFEDEENSGKGYNASLDTFENYYGEVEFTMSYKGEQSAPFSWLYADFDTLSRIAQGQNLACELICEGEHYDYLARLEVLQH is encoded by the coding sequence ATGGCTTCAGATGTATGGGGAAAGGCCCTTTTGGATTACCAACATGGAAAGTATACCGAAGACATCAAGACCTTCTCCTCGTTGGATGAAGATGATGTCATTCCCTTGCCTTATCTTTTTCGGGTTTTCGATGAAATGCCCGTGCTGGAACAAAAGGCCTTGAAATTATGTCGTGGTAACGTTTTGGATATTGGCGCAGGCTCCGGAAGCCACAGCCTCTACCTGCAAGAAAAAGGCCTCGAAGTTACTGCATTGGACGCTTCGAAGGGTGCCATCGCCACCTGCCGTTTGAGAGGTGTCGAAAATATCCGGCATACAACGATTGAGGCTTTTGAGGGAGAAAAATTCGATACACTTTTGTTGCTGATGAACGGTATCGGATTGGCGGGTTCGATAACCCATCTAGGTGATTTTCTTTCCGGTCTTACCAAACTGCTTCAACCCAGTGGGCAGATCTTGGTCGATAGCAGCGACATCATTTATATGTTCGAGGACGAGGAAAATAGCGGCAAAGGTTATAACGCATCGCTTGATACCTTTGAAAACTATTATGGCGAAGTTGAATTTACAATGAGCTACAAAGGGGAACAAAGTGCTCCTTTTTCTTGGTTGTACGCAGATTTCGATACCTTATCTCGAATAGCACAGGGACAAAATTTAGCTTGCGAATTGATATGTGAGGGCGAACATTACGACTATTTGGCAAGATTGGAAGTGTTACAGCACTAG
- a CDS encoding 7-carboxy-7-deazaguanine synthase QueE, which produces MLKTTSLDKVDAGTMLPLMEEFYTIQGEGFHKGTAAYFIRVGGCDVGCHWCDVKESWNAETHPPTAIEHIVENAAKYSDTIVVTGGEPLTWNMLPLTQALKAKNLKTHIETSGAYTLSGLWDWICLSPKKNKLPEGKIYDEAHELKVIVYNKHDFIFAEEQAAVTNENCILYLQPEWSVREKVTPLIVDYVMQNPKWKVSLQTHKYLNIP; this is translated from the coding sequence ATGTTAAAAACAACTTCGTTGGACAAAGTAGATGCAGGTACGATGCTTCCGTTAATGGAGGAATTTTATACCATTCAGGGAGAAGGCTTCCATAAGGGGACCGCGGCCTATTTTATTCGCGTAGGTGGATGCGATGTGGGTTGCCATTGGTGTGATGTAAAAGAAAGCTGGAACGCGGAAACCCATCCGCCTACGGCCATTGAACATATTGTCGAGAATGCCGCGAAATATTCCGATACCATCGTGGTAACAGGTGGGGAACCGCTGACATGGAATATGTTACCCTTGACACAAGCCTTAAAAGCAAAAAATCTAAAGACCCATATCGAAACGTCCGGGGCTTACACACTCTCTGGTTTATGGGATTGGATTTGCCTGTCTCCGAAAAAAAATAAATTACCCGAAGGTAAAATATATGACGAAGCCCATGAGCTGAAAGTCATTGTCTACAACAAGCATGATTTTATATTCGCAGAGGAGCAAGCTGCTGTGACCAATGAGAATTGTATTTTATACCTCCAGCCCGAATGGAGCGTTCGGGAAAAAGTGACACCGCTCATCGTTGATTATGTGATGCAGAATCCCAAATGGAAGGTTTCGTTGCAGACTCATAAGTATTTGAACATACCGTAA
- a CDS encoding helicase HerA-like domain-containing protein: MSSSEDFKKHIEKGYTTKGDFINMGAAMLDGEAVTNAFVKIPLKTLNRHGLIAGATGTGKTKTLQVLAENLSDKGIPVLLMDLKGDLSGIAQPSPGHPKIDERHSKIGFPFEAKSFPVEILSLSEQDGVKLRATVSEFGPVLLSRILDLSETQSGIVAVVFKYCDDNKLPLLDLKDFKKVLQYATGTGKAEFTKSYGRISTSSTGTILRKIIELEQQGADLFFGEKSFEVDDLTRVDDKGRGYINILRLTDIQDRPKLFSTFMLSLLAEIYDTFPEQGDSDRPELILFLDEAHLIFNEASKALLDQIENIVKLIRSKGIGLYFVTQNPTDVPNAVLSQLGLKVQHALRAFTARDRKAIKLTAENYPESEFYDTKEVLTSLGIGEALISALDEKGRPTPLAATLLRAPMSRMDVLTDDELEDVIGNSKLVKKYGEVIDRESAYEMLNEKIEKAEAVAAKEKEKTTSRRKTSTRRRSTAQNPLIKVLTSATFIRGALGILTKILR, encoded by the coding sequence ATGAGCAGTAGTGAAGATTTTAAGAAGCATATTGAAAAAGGGTACACCACCAAAGGCGATTTTATAAACATGGGCGCCGCAATGCTTGATGGCGAAGCCGTTACCAATGCCTTCGTAAAAATACCGCTCAAAACACTGAACCGACACGGACTCATCGCCGGAGCCACGGGCACTGGAAAAACCAAGACCTTGCAAGTGCTTGCCGAAAATCTTTCCGATAAAGGAATACCGGTGTTGTTAATGGACTTAAAGGGAGACTTAAGTGGTATCGCACAACCGAGTCCGGGACACCCTAAAATCGATGAACGCCATTCAAAAATCGGATTTCCATTTGAAGCAAAAAGTTTTCCGGTCGAGATTCTTTCCCTTTCAGAGCAAGATGGCGTAAAATTACGCGCTACGGTTTCCGAGTTCGGACCGGTTTTATTATCACGAATCCTAGACCTTTCCGAAACCCAATCAGGTATCGTAGCGGTAGTCTTCAAATACTGCGATGATAACAAATTACCATTATTAGACCTTAAGGATTTTAAAAAAGTACTTCAATATGCGACAGGAACGGGCAAAGCCGAGTTTACCAAAAGCTACGGCCGTATCAGTACCAGCTCTACCGGTACCATTTTGCGGAAAATCATCGAATTGGAACAGCAGGGCGCGGACCTTTTTTTCGGTGAGAAATCTTTTGAAGTAGACGATTTAACGCGGGTAGACGATAAGGGGCGCGGGTATATCAACATCCTGCGCTTAACTGACATTCAAGATCGACCTAAGCTTTTTTCCACTTTCATGTTAAGCCTTCTTGCGGAAATCTACGATACCTTTCCGGAACAAGGTGACAGCGATAGACCGGAATTGATCTTGTTCCTAGATGAAGCGCATCTTATTTTTAACGAAGCTTCAAAGGCGCTGTTGGATCAAATCGAAAATATTGTAAAGCTAATTCGTTCCAAGGGCATCGGACTCTATTTCGTGACCCAAAACCCGACCGATGTGCCCAATGCGGTACTATCACAATTGGGACTTAAGGTACAGCATGCCCTTCGAGCATTTACCGCTAGGGACCGAAAAGCCATAAAATTGACTGCAGAAAACTACCCGGAATCCGAATTTTATGATACCAAGGAAGTGCTTACCTCATTGGGTATCGGGGAAGCCTTGATTTCGGCTTTGGATGAAAAAGGACGCCCGACCCCATTAGCAGCCACTTTGCTGAGAGCGCCCATGAGCCGTATGGATGTCCTAACTGACGACGAACTTGAGGATGTGATCGGCAACTCCAAACTCGTCAAAAAATACGGTGAGGTCATTGATCGCGAAAGTGCTTATGAAATGCTGAACGAAAAGATAGAAAAAGCCGAAGCCGTAGCAGCCAAAGAAAAAGAAAAAACAACATCCCGTAGAAAAACCTCCACAAGACGTAGAAGCACCGCTCAAAATCCGTTGATAAAGGTATTGACAAGTGCAACCTTTATTCGAGGGGCACTAGGTATCTTGACCAAAATCCTGCGCTAA
- a CDS encoding winged helix-turn-helix transcriptional regulator, with translation METETITENQKVRVAKKLKKMFGHMDRREMEYCPIRDVMALASDKWSILIILYLGYFPILRFNQLKKKVYGISNKVLSERLKILEADGYLSRQMYPEVPIRVEYQLTTFGHSYLLKLIDLSEWVTTYSDQIIDNRKRFKKG, from the coding sequence ATGGAAACGGAAACTATTACTGAAAATCAGAAGGTTAGGGTCGCAAAAAAATTGAAAAAAATGTTCGGCCATATGGATCGGCGCGAAATGGAATATTGTCCCATTCGTGATGTCATGGCTTTGGCATCCGATAAATGGAGCATACTGATTATACTATACTTAGGCTATTTTCCGATATTACGATTCAATCAACTGAAAAAGAAAGTGTACGGTATCTCGAACAAGGTGTTGAGCGAACGGTTAAAAATTTTGGAGGCTGACGGATACCTATCCAGACAAATGTATCCCGAAGTACCGATTCGGGTGGAGTATCAACTGACAACATTCGGACATTCGTATCTACTGAAATTGATTGATTTAAGTGAATGGGTCACAACCTATAGCGATCAAATTATCGACAATCGGAAACGTTTTAAAAAAGGCTGA
- a CDS encoding alpha/beta fold hydrolase produces the protein MRKILNKFIPIAYGAYFNAMVHIAPERVGKKGFDVFCTVRKGKVLPAQAPFLDIAKDKIHDIADHHIQGYRWIGNGPTVLLVHGWESNAWRWHKLIERLQKADFNIIAFDAPAHGYSSGKLFNVPLNAKVLDYIIQFYKPQYLVGHSVGGMTALFHEYHYPGSHIEKIVTIGSPSELHEIMTYYQSILGLSEKVMRAVDNYLFSEFGFYIREVSTARYAKSNTKKGLLFHDRSDNIAPYHASESVHSAWKGSRLYSTDGFGHSMHQNEVNDQITAFLTN, from the coding sequence ATGAGAAAAATCCTCAATAAATTCATACCGATTGCCTACGGCGCCTATTTTAACGCTATGGTACACATCGCCCCGGAAAGAGTTGGCAAAAAGGGTTTCGATGTTTTCTGTACCGTACGCAAGGGTAAGGTGCTGCCCGCCCAAGCGCCCTTTCTCGATATTGCAAAAGATAAGATTCACGACATTGCCGATCATCACATTCAGGGCTATCGCTGGATAGGAAACGGCCCCACCGTACTGCTAGTACATGGTTGGGAGAGCAACGCATGGCGCTGGCATAAACTTATCGAGAGGTTGCAAAAGGCCGACTTTAATATTATCGCCTTCGACGCACCTGCACATGGGTACTCCTCCGGAAAACTTTTTAATGTTCCCCTTAACGCCAAGGTACTGGATTATATCATTCAGTTCTACAAACCACAGTATTTGGTCGGACATTCCGTCGGTGGAATGACCGCCTTGTTTCACGAATACCACTACCCCGGTTCCCACATCGAGAAAATAGTGACGATCGGTTCGCCCTCAGAGCTTCATGAAATCATGACATACTATCAATCTATTCTAGGCTTGAGTGAGAAAGTGATGCGGGCAGTAGATAATTATCTTTTTTCGGAGTTCGGCTTTTACATCCGAGAGGTTTCTACGGCGCGCTATGCCAAATCGAATACCAAAAAAGGATTGCTATTTCACGATCGTTCGGACAACATCGCTCCCTATCATGCCTCAGAAAGCGTGCATAGCGCGTGGAAAGGAAGTCGCCTTTATAGTACCGACGGTTTTGGCCACAGTATGCATCAAAATGAGGTGAACGACCAAATTACAGCATTTCTAACCAATTAA
- a CDS encoding VOC family protein: MQNVTPFHIAIPVHNLAKCRTFYREILNCEEGRSSDHWVDFNLFGHQLVIHYKPKAETEAVHHNPVDGHDVPVPHYGVVLPWDTFESFSQELKAKGVQFVIEPYIRFKGKAGEQATMFFLDPAGNALEFKAFKDLGQLFAT, encoded by the coding sequence ATGCAAAACGTAACGCCCTTTCACATTGCCATTCCCGTTCATAATTTAGCCAAATGCAGAACCTTTTATCGTGAGATATTGAACTGCGAAGAAGGTCGTAGTAGTGACCATTGGGTCGATTTTAATTTGTTCGGGCATCAATTGGTAATCCACTACAAACCTAAAGCGGAAACCGAGGCCGTACATCATAATCCGGTTGACGGGCATGATGTGCCGGTACCACACTATGGCGTGGTCTTACCATGGGATACTTTCGAATCGTTCTCGCAGGAACTGAAAGCCAAAGGTGTTCAATTCGTTATAGAACCTTACATTCGATTCAAGGGGAAAGCTGGGGAACAGGCCACGATGTTTTTTTTGGACCCCGCCGGAAATGCGCTGGAGTTCAAGGCTTTCAAGGACTTGGGGCAGTTATTTGCAACATAA
- a CDS encoding LytTR family DNA-binding domain-containing protein: protein MSPMNLNTSYKYHTFVGLVIGIWLALFLVLIAPFDAADLSLSIRLRILPFYGLIAFVTYIALIPVQNWLFRKMKQWTIVLELFYLALYNLIALVGCYAYYKTDIINGTYDVWKFTFGVYYPIFFILFAVLVLARWYSNKRAPLPVADTVVLKGDNKLDILQISFSDLVSISSADNYIEVNYLKSKHLQKKLLRTTLKRIQTDVPELLKVHRSHLINPAHFKEWKDANTLNLTQMQVPVSKKYKSAVLALKHSSLKMDDSPLS from the coding sequence ATGTCTCCGATGAATCTAAATACCTCCTACAAATATCATACCTTCGTCGGTTTGGTAATCGGTATTTGGCTGGCCCTTTTTCTGGTACTTATCGCGCCTTTCGATGCGGCCGATCTTTCTCTTTCAATACGCCTACGAATATTACCCTTTTACGGCCTCATCGCATTTGTAACGTATATCGCCCTAATACCGGTACAAAATTGGTTGTTTCGAAAAATGAAGCAATGGACTATCGTCCTCGAACTCTTTTACCTTGCGCTGTACAATCTTATCGCTTTAGTGGGCTGCTACGCCTATTATAAAACGGACATTATTAACGGTACCTACGACGTCTGGAAATTTACATTTGGCGTTTACTATCCTATCTTCTTTATCCTGTTTGCCGTGCTTGTCCTGGCGCGCTGGTATTCGAACAAAAGGGCACCCTTGCCAGTGGCTGACACCGTTGTGTTGAAAGGCGATAATAAATTGGATATTTTACAAATTTCTTTTTCCGATCTAGTAAGTATTTCCAGCGCCGACAACTATATCGAGGTGAATTACCTTAAAAGTAAACATCTGCAAAAAAAACTGCTTCGAACCACGCTAAAGCGAATTCAAACCGATGTACCCGAATTGTTGAAAGTACATCGATCACACCTAATCAATCCTGCCCATTTTAAAGAATGGAAGGACGCCAACACTTTGAATTTAACGCAAATGCAGGTCCCGGTTTCCAAAAAATACAAGAGCGCTGTATTAGCATTGAAGCATTCGTCCCTCAAAATGGATGATTCGCCCCTATCATAG
- a CDS encoding serine hydrolase domain-containing protein yields the protein MQKNIFLIASFFIGLNSLAQEEKAADILNNLITENKVVGAVGGYAVNGVIVWQAAVGYADKKKQEKFELETRTRMASIAKPMTAVAIMQLVEQGVLDLDTPIQNYIADYPKQAKTQITTRHLLSHTSGLNGYKNGREAQNQTEYPNLEAAVAIFKERELLFEPGTRYSYTTYGYTVLGLIIEKVSGDSYEAYMQKNIWDKAGMTQTGVEKFSKQMERKSNLYHKQHNGKIRVGKKNNLSNRVPGGGLYTTLGDMLKFGNAILENTLIKESTLATMREHHSLEKEANGYGFGWFLYNPKPNEGAIIGHSGEQTGASTQLVIVPSTKTIVVILSNTSGAFKDVTPATFKLMTLAKEK from the coding sequence ATGCAAAAAAATATCTTCCTAATCGCGTCATTTTTCATTGGCCTCAATAGCCTGGCACAAGAAGAAAAGGCTGCTGATATTTTAAACAATTTAATTACGGAAAACAAGGTAGTGGGAGCGGTAGGCGGCTATGCCGTTAATGGTGTAATTGTTTGGCAAGCAGCGGTTGGTTATGCCGACAAGAAAAAACAAGAAAAATTTGAGCTGGAGACCAGAACGAGAATGGCTTCGATAGCGAAACCAATGACCGCCGTTGCCATAATGCAATTGGTAGAACAAGGAGTACTCGATCTGGATACGCCCATTCAAAATTATATCGCCGATTATCCGAAACAGGCAAAAACCCAAATAACCACTAGACATCTCCTGTCACATACTTCCGGTTTAAATGGTTATAAAAATGGCCGCGAAGCCCAAAACCAAACGGAATACCCGAATCTCGAGGCAGCGGTAGCTATTTTTAAAGAGCGGGAGCTGTTATTCGAACCTGGTACACGCTACAGCTATACCACTTACGGGTATACAGTTTTGGGCTTGATCATTGAAAAGGTTTCCGGTGATAGTTACGAAGCCTACATGCAAAAGAATATTTGGGATAAAGCGGGAATGACCCAAACCGGGGTTGAAAAGTTTTCGAAACAGATGGAAAGAAAGTCCAACCTGTATCACAAACAACACAACGGAAAAATTAGAGTTGGCAAAAAAAATAACCTAAGCAATCGGGTTCCTGGTGGCGGACTGTACACTACATTGGGGGATATGCTCAAGTTTGGTAATGCCATTTTAGAAAACACCTTAATTAAAGAAAGCACCTTGGCTACAATGCGGGAGCATCACAGTCTTGAAAAAGAGGCGAATGGCTATGGCTTTGGATGGTTTCTTTACAATCCCAAGCCGAATGAGGGAGCCATTATAGGACATAGTGGCGAACAGACCGGGGCGAGCACACAGCTGGTAATTGTTCCGAGTACCAAAACCATCGTAGTCATTCTATCGAATACTTCTGGTGCTTTTAAGGATGTTACCCCTGCAACATTCAAGCTGATGACCTTGGCTAAGGAAAAGTGA
- a CDS encoding alpha/beta hydrolase: MKKAFILSILSMIMVSEIVAQTGKVYDELTMTSKVLKSEREYAIYLPPDYETSERSYPVLYLLHGAGDDQTGWVQFGEVLRIADNAIKEGRATPMIIVMPDANTGKRGYFNQADDWRYEDFFFEELMPYVERQYRIKGEKRYRAVAGLSMGGGGSFMYALHHPELFSSACPLSAYVGPLTLEDFKEQLKGSDVEYTEAEMLEYFKNHNAVELIQSMDEKELKSVRWYIDCGDDDFLYEGNSLVHIALKKKEIPHEYRVRDGAHNWTYWRASLPNVLHFVSEAFHQY, translated from the coding sequence ATGAAAAAAGCATTTATTTTGAGCATATTGAGTATGATTATGGTAAGCGAAATCGTCGCCCAAACGGGAAAGGTTTATGATGAACTAACCATGACCAGTAAAGTCTTAAAAAGCGAAAGGGAGTATGCGATTTACCTTCCGCCGGACTATGAAACCTCGGAGCGCAGCTATCCCGTACTATATCTGTTGCACGGTGCCGGTGATGACCAAACGGGTTGGGTACAATTTGGTGAAGTACTACGTATTGCGGATAATGCGATAAAGGAAGGCAGGGCCACACCCATGATCATTGTCATGCCCGATGCGAATACGGGTAAACGCGGTTATTTCAATCAAGCCGATGATTGGCGTTACGAAGATTTCTTTTTTGAGGAGCTTATGCCGTATGTTGAACGGCAATACCGGATTAAAGGCGAAAAACGCTATCGTGCCGTAGCCGGACTATCCATGGGCGGTGGCGGTTCGTTCATGTATGCGCTGCACCATCCAGAACTGTTTTCATCGGCATGTCCTTTAAGTGCTTACGTAGGTCCGTTAACTCTAGAAGACTTTAAAGAGCAATTAAAAGGTAGTGATGTCGAATACACCGAAGCCGAGATGCTGGAATATTTTAAAAACCACAACGCGGTGGAATTGATTCAATCAATGGATGAGAAAGAACTAAAGTCGGTACGTTGGTATATTGATTGTGGCGACGATGATTTTCTATACGAAGGGAATAGTCTGGTACATATCGCGCTCAAGAAAAAAGAGATTCCGCATGAATATCGTGTTCGCGACGGCGCACATAATTGGACATATTGGAGAGCATCTTTGCCCAACGTACTCCATTTCGTTTCAGAGGCTTTTCATCAATACTAA